A window from Phycisphaerae bacterium encodes these proteins:
- a CDS encoding VIT domain-containing protein: MKTSVKSLGIVVPLLALLALAAGGPVPRAMADGFIVVDDRSVEEIRRLWPHPRPVPRPTPWRYHMPLQVKNHLVEAELTDSVGVTRIDQTFHNPNNVQLEGTYIFPMADDVAVQKFSMMIGDKEVQAEVLDKDRAQQIYEEIVSKMKDPALLEYIGSRMYRARVFPIPANGDVRIKLEYSQVITATNGLATYRYPLNTEKYSSAPISQVAIRARIKTRQPLATVFCPSHQASIDRKGDNEASVGYEASNVLPDKDFVISYKTSNEDFAFVLLTHRQAGEEGYFMARIIPGEGARPRKVVAKDICFVIDTSGSMAGKKIQQAREALRYCLANLNADDRFNIVAFSTEARPYRDVLVPAKPENVETARQFAAELQAAGGTAIHDALLAALKARGSSDEDKGRPYMIVFLTDGLPTIGETNIDRILENVKKANAGGVRLFVFGVGNDVNTKLLDKLAEDNHGSRDYVAENEDLELKLSNFYGTIANPVLSDLKLTFDSGLGVHDLYPKVLPDLFKGGELVIFGRYANPGKGKVELAGRCGDEDLKRSWEESFPQTDAGQEYLPRLWATRKVGYLLDEIRLHGENKEVREEVVQLAKRFGIVTPYTSMLIMEEDEGRLARGESDRIEGLTLHRRLVKARPRPPAPARPRDSGRLFSMDAGDEAVAMSKEAKRMAVAERPHEMDSYFGGYARGSVGREPAAGGVASLGDAARYGYAPASQPAGQEDEQVMRYVGSRTFYRDGEKWVDSRYKKELQTTTVKAFSKEYFELVAAHPDLGKCFALGSKVIVVLGDKAYETTE, from the coding sequence ATGAAGACCTCGGTGAAATCTCTCGGTATTGTGGTTCCGTTGCTTGCCTTGTTAGCACTCGCTGCCGGCGGCCCCGTCCCACGGGCGATGGCAGACGGTTTCATCGTGGTCGATGATCGCAGCGTCGAGGAGATCCGGCGGCTGTGGCCTCATCCACGCCCCGTGCCGCGGCCGACACCCTGGCGATACCACATGCCGCTGCAGGTGAAGAATCACCTGGTCGAGGCCGAGCTCACCGACAGCGTCGGCGTCACGCGTATCGACCAGACCTTCCACAACCCCAACAACGTTCAGCTCGAAGGCACTTACATCTTCCCGATGGCCGACGATGTGGCCGTCCAGAAGTTCAGCATGATGATCGGGGACAAGGAGGTGCAGGCCGAGGTCCTCGACAAGGACAGGGCGCAGCAGATCTATGAGGAGATCGTCAGCAAGATGAAGGATCCGGCGCTGCTCGAGTACATCGGCAGCCGGATGTACAGAGCCCGTGTGTTCCCGATCCCAGCCAACGGCGACGTGCGGATCAAGCTCGAATACTCGCAGGTCATCACGGCCACGAACGGCCTGGCGACCTATCGCTACCCGCTCAACACGGAGAAGTATTCGTCGGCTCCGATCAGTCAGGTTGCCATTCGAGCCCGCATCAAGACCCGCCAGCCGTTGGCCACGGTGTTCTGCCCATCGCACCAGGCGAGCATCGACCGGAAGGGGGATAACGAAGCCAGCGTGGGCTATGAGGCCTCCAATGTGCTGCCGGACAAGGACTTCGTGATCAGCTACAAGACCAGCAACGAGGACTTCGCATTCGTGTTGCTGACTCACCGGCAGGCGGGTGAAGAAGGCTACTTCATGGCCCGGATCATCCCCGGCGAAGGCGCCCGGCCTCGCAAGGTGGTAGCCAAGGACATCTGCTTCGTCATCGACACCTCGGGCAGCATGGCCGGCAAGAAGATCCAGCAGGCCCGTGAGGCTTTGCGATATTGCCTCGCGAATCTCAACGCGGACGACCGCTTCAACATCGTGGCTTTTTCGACGGAAGCCCGGCCTTACAGGGACGTGCTGGTTCCGGCCAAGCCGGAGAACGTTGAGACGGCCCGGCAGTTTGCCGCCGAGCTTCAGGCTGCCGGCGGGACGGCGATCCATGACGCTCTGCTCGCGGCCCTGAAAGCCCGCGGTAGCAGCGATGAAGACAAGGGCAGGCCGTACATGATCGTCTTCCTCACCGACGGCCTGCCGACCATCGGCGAAACCAACATTGACCGGATACTTGAGAACGTGAAGAAGGCCAATGCCGGCGGTGTTCGTCTTTTTGTCTTCGGGGTGGGAAACGACGTCAATACCAAGCTGCTTGACAAGCTGGCCGAGGACAACCACGGCTCACGCGACTACGTCGCGGAAAACGAGGACCTGGAGCTCAAGCTCTCGAACTTCTACGGGACGATCGCCAATCCCGTGCTCAGCGACCTGAAGTTGACCTTCGACAGCGGCCTGGGTGTGCATGACCTGTATCCCAAGGTACTGCCGGATCTGTTCAAGGGTGGCGAACTGGTCATTTTCGGCCGTTATGCCAACCCCGGCAAAGGCAAGGTGGAACTGGCCGGCCGTTGCGGCGATGAGGACCTGAAACGATCGTGGGAAGAGTCATTCCCGCAGACCGACGCGGGCCAGGAATACCTGCCGCGGCTGTGGGCAACACGCAAGGTCGGCTATCTGCTCGATGAAATCCGGCTGCACGGCGAGAACAAGGAGGTTCGCGAGGAAGTCGTTCAGTTGGCCAAGCGGTTCGGCATCGTCACGCCGTACACCTCGATGCTGATCATGGAGGAAGACGAGGGTCGGCTCGCGCGGGGCGAGAGTGATCGAATTGAAGGCCTGACGCTGCACCGCAGGTTGGTGAAGGCACGGCCACGACCGCCGGCGCCGGCGAGACCCCGGGACTCCGGCCGACTGTTCAGTATGGACGCGGGGGACGAGGCAGTGGCGATGTCCAAGGAGGCGAAGCGGATGGCCGTTGCGGAAAGGCCTCATGAGATGGACAGCTATTTCGGGGGCTACGCTCGTGGTTCGGTTGGCAGAGAGCCCGCCGCCGGCGGAGTCGCGAGTTTGGGCGATGCTGCCCGGTATGGGTATGCCCCAGCCAGTCAACCGGCCGGCCAAGAAGATGAGCAGGTGATGCGTTACGTCGGGTCGCGCACCTTCTACCGCGACGGCGAGAAGTGGGTTGACAGCCGCTACAAGAAGGAGCTTCAGACGACGACGGTCAAGGCCTTCAGCAAGGAGTACTTCGAACTGGTCGCCGCTCATCCGGACCTGGGCAAGTGCTTTGCCTTGGGCAGCAAGGTCATCGTGGTCCTTGGTGACAAGGCCTACGAGACAACCGAGTAG
- a CDS encoding RNA polymerase sigma factor, protein MGSLSPPDLRSDEELIRAINQGDTAAFETLYYRYRDWVVRLATRFSGRTDDALDVLQDTFAYLLRKTPSLRLSARMTTFLYPVVKHLSLAARRRSCRSLGCELDADVPAPPPSENDGARSSLAEVMAGLSPDQREVVLMRFVDDMTLAEIAQALRMPVGTVKSKLHRALERLQNDPRTRAYFQR, encoded by the coding sequence GTGGGTTCCCTGTCTCCACCCGACCTCCGAAGCGACGAGGAGTTGATCCGGGCGATCAACCAGGGTGACACCGCAGCCTTCGAAACCCTGTACTACCGCTATCGCGACTGGGTGGTTCGGCTGGCGACTCGGTTCAGCGGCCGGACCGATGATGCCCTCGATGTCCTCCAAGACACCTTCGCCTACCTGCTGCGTAAAACGCCGAGTCTCCGTCTTTCCGCCAGAATGACGACGTTCCTCTACCCGGTCGTAAAGCACCTCAGCTTGGCCGCTCGCCGAAGAAGCTGCCGTTCGCTCGGTTGCGAGCTCGATGCCGACGTCCCGGCCCCGCCGCCGTCCGAAAACGACGGCGCTCGAAGCAGCTTGGCCGAGGTCATGGCCGGCTTGTCCCCGGACCAGCGAGAAGTCGTTCTCATGCGGTTCGTTGACGACATGACCCTGGCCGAGATCGCCCAGGCATTACGGATGCCTGTCGGGACCGTCAAGTCCAAGCTGCACCGGGCTTTAGAGCGATTGCAGAACGATCCTCGCACGCGGGCTTACTTTCAGCGATAA
- a CDS encoding YqaA family protein — translation MTNNGQSTAVSPPTAKPAIPRWHLHRRMYDWVLHWADTPYGAIALFLLAFAESSFFPVPPDVLLIALVLGSRARWFRFAMTCTLASAIGGIAGYGIGLAFMDTIGTRIIAFYHAESYYQQVTQWYQQYDYWIVFIASLTPIPYKVFTIASGAFHMNLLGFVIVSIVGRGARFFAVSALLYFFGPPMKRFIDRYFNLLCVVFVILLVGGFAAIKYVR, via the coding sequence ATGACCAATAACGGCCAGTCTACCGCGGTCTCTCCGCCCACGGCTAAGCCGGCCATACCTCGTTGGCATCTTCACCGCCGAATGTACGATTGGGTGCTCCATTGGGCCGACACGCCGTACGGCGCAATTGCTCTGTTTTTGCTGGCTTTTGCTGAGTCAAGCTTCTTCCCGGTACCGCCCGACGTGCTGCTCATCGCCCTCGTGCTCGGATCACGCGCCCGGTGGTTCCGCTTCGCGATGACCTGCACGCTCGCAAGCGCAATCGGAGGCATCGCCGGCTACGGGATCGGACTTGCCTTCATGGACACGATCGGGACGCGGATCATCGCCTTCTATCATGCCGAGTCGTATTATCAGCAGGTGACGCAGTGGTATCAGCAGTACGACTACTGGATCGTATTCATCGCCTCTCTGACGCCGATTCCCTATAAGGTGTTTACGATTGCTTCCGGCGCGTTCCATATGAATCTGCTGGGGTTCGTGATCGTCTCGATTGTGGGCCGCGGCGCGCGGTTCTTCGCCGTCTCGGCGCTCCTGTATTTCTTCGGTCCGCCGATGAAGCGATTCATCGATCGCTACTTCAATCTGCTCTGCGTTGTGTTCGTGATCCTGCTGGTTGGCGGTTTCGCCGCCATCAAGTATGTTCGGTGA
- a CDS encoding carbon-nitrogen hydrolase family protein has protein sequence MSLNHDDTRPVSEKASEDGKKVGGRQVRVAAIQMLPATGDPKANVERADRLVREAVQKHRAQLVILPETTLTGYTSPSDKGLTLAQSRELAEPVPGPSVNHFARLAAELKVYIVWGLHERSGDKYYNAAVLLSPKGEILGTYRKVHINKYESHMGWTNGDRFQVWPCEIDGVSFNLGIMICFDREVPEAARCLTVLGADIIAIPQATGCTCEIPIHRDQLRVRAYENEVYIAMANWAGPVFKGHSMIIAPSGEVIRLGTRDEEILDATFDLDALKKHRENGIYGRHHRRPAVYGPLLEQ, from the coding sequence GTGAGTTTGAATCATGATGACACGCGGCCGGTGTCTGAGAAGGCGTCAGAGGACGGGAAGAAGGTCGGCGGACGCCAGGTGCGCGTCGCCGCCATCCAGATGCTGCCGGCGACCGGCGATCCCAAGGCCAACGTCGAACGAGCCGACCGGCTGGTTCGCGAGGCGGTGCAAAAGCACCGTGCTCAGCTTGTCATCCTGCCGGAGACCACGCTCACCGGCTACACGTCGCCGTCCGACAAGGGTTTGACCCTCGCTCAGTCGCGCGAACTGGCCGAGCCGGTCCCCGGCCCTTCGGTGAATCACTTTGCCCGACTGGCGGCCGAGCTCAAGGTTTACATCGTCTGGGGCCTGCACGAGCGATCCGGCGACAAGTACTACAACGCCGCCGTTCTGCTTTCACCGAAAGGCGAGATCCTCGGCACTTATCGCAAGGTGCACATCAACAAGTACGAGAGCCACATGGGCTGGACCAACGGCGATCGCTTCCAGGTGTGGCCCTGCGAGATTGATGGTGTTTCGTTCAACCTGGGCATCATGATCTGCTTCGACCGCGAGGTGCCTGAGGCCGCGCGCTGCCTGACCGTGTTGGGGGCGGACATCATCGCGATCCCGCAGGCAACCGGCTGCACCTGCGAGATACCGATTCACCGCGACCAACTTCGCGTGCGGGCCTACGAAAACGAGGTGTATATCGCGATGGCCAACTGGGCCGGCCCCGTGTTCAAGGGGCACAGCATGATCATCGCCCCGAGCGGCGAGGTGATCCGGCTCGGCACGCGCGACGAGGAGATTCTTGACGCGACGTTCGATCTGGATGCTCTCAAGAAGCACCGCGAGAACGGCATCTACGGCCGCCACCACCGCCGGCCGGCGGTATACGGCCCGCTACTGGAGCAGTAG
- a CDS encoding DegT/DnrJ/EryC1/StrS family aminotransferase, with protein MSIPLVNLKRLHDKLYTEIRTAINRVLAQGDFITGSDLAAFEEEFAAYCETKYCVGVGSGLDALTLAMRGLGIGPGDEVITTSNTFIATALSIYHAGATPVLVDHDPETYNLDPRRIAAAITPRTKAIVPVHLYGQPAEMDMIQAIADEHGLLVIEDAAQAHGARYKGRRAGSMGRAGCFSFYPGKNLGAMGDGGAVVTNDEDLAAWLMAARNYGSTVKYYHTMPGYNCRLDSMQAAILRVKLRYLDEWNATRRQLAARYREKLAGANISPPVERPHVDHIYHLFVVRCNQRDQVLKHLNSKGIGAGIHYPVPIHRQVGLSTRCIVPRPLVYTDRYCDQLLSLPMCPCLTEADMDIVVRELSAVTATAPTVTA; from the coding sequence ATGTCCATACCACTGGTCAACCTCAAGCGGTTGCACGACAAGTTGTACACCGAGATTCGAACGGCCATCAACCGAGTGCTGGCCCAAGGTGATTTCATCACGGGCTCGGACCTGGCGGCGTTCGAGGAAGAGTTCGCCGCCTACTGCGAGACGAAGTACTGTGTGGGTGTGGGCAGCGGGCTGGACGCCCTGACGTTGGCGATGAGGGGTTTGGGGATCGGTCCGGGCGACGAGGTGATCACCACCTCGAACACGTTCATCGCAACCGCGCTGTCGATCTACCATGCCGGCGCCACGCCGGTCCTGGTGGACCATGATCCGGAGACATACAACCTCGATCCGCGGCGGATCGCGGCGGCGATCACCCCGCGAACCAAGGCGATCGTGCCGGTGCATCTATACGGTCAGCCGGCCGAGATGGACATGATTCAGGCCATCGCCGACGAGCACGGTCTGTTGGTCATTGAGGACGCGGCGCAGGCACACGGCGCACGGTACAAGGGGCGTCGGGCGGGGAGCATGGGGCGGGCCGGGTGTTTCAGTTTCTATCCGGGCAAGAATCTGGGAGCGATGGGCGACGGCGGTGCCGTCGTGACCAACGATGAGGATCTGGCCGCGTGGCTCATGGCGGCTCGCAATTATGGTTCGACGGTGAAGTATTACCACACCATGCCGGGTTACAACTGCCGGCTGGACAGCATGCAGGCGGCGATTCTACGGGTGAAACTGCGCTACCTGGACGAATGGAATGCGACGCGGCGGCAACTGGCCGCCCGTTACCGCGAGAAGCTGGCCGGGGCCAACATTTCGCCGCCCGTCGAACGTCCTCACGTCGACCACATCTATCATCTCTTCGTCGTGCGATGCAATCAGCGGGACCAGGTTCTGAAGCATCTGAATTCAAAAGGCATCGGGGCGGGGATTCACTATCCCGTGCCCATTCACCGACAAGTCGGCCTGAGCACGCGGTGCATCGTCCCGCGGCCGCTGGTTTACACCGATCGGTACTGCGACCAATTGCTGTCGCTGCCGATGTGTCCATGCCTGACCGAAGCAGATATGGACATCGTGGTGCGCGAGCTGAGTGCGGTCACGGCGACGGCGCCGACGGTCACGGCATAG
- a CDS encoding S8 family serine peptidase, whose translation MILQPPDDEALRRNGTRRSSRATLAFIALVVDAAFVMAPGCQFPSANSDIVPDQLIVSLRPGATQGDLVNLLNGHDAAVNGQLQGLSAYLVGVDPRNREQLARSLRGSPLVEEVLNNRLIQVEITPNDPDYTIQWFLQTVHVPQAWTLTAGSGNITVAVLDTGVDASHPDLADKLRTGANTFDTGLSYADTSGHGTAVAGIIGAQSNNADGAASVAPGCPILPIRVTGPDNKADSWSIAAGIALAVNRGAKVINISFAPLHENDIVLRQARMAWVSGCLTVIAAGNGGGRVEAVGSDEVLFVGAIDQFDKLASFSTSGDFVDLVAPGVSIYTTTLGNAYAAWTGTSFAAPIASGIAALIWSVNPNLRPATVRDILLATARDLGPTGWDETFAFGCVDAATAVELAVRIVEQQDTTPPTIAIVSPAGGTAVSSPTVLQVEAGDALGIAEIVLYVDQTRKASDSVWPYGFVLDPGKYATGVHELRVKAVDLAGNVSEAAINVTITSAPDGIPPIVDITSPRSQTTVRGMVSIVARATDDRALSRIEILIDGNSVLSLEPSDSGATVAHNWNTADPRVALGSHTITVRATDASGNAATSSVNVTVAR comes from the coding sequence ATGATTCTACAACCCCCTGACGATGAGGCCTTACGCAGGAATGGCACGCGACGATCAAGCCGCGCGACATTGGCCTTCATTGCCTTGGTCGTGGACGCGGCCTTTGTCATGGCACCAGGCTGTCAATTCCCCTCAGCCAATTCCGATATCGTTCCCGATCAACTCATCGTATCCCTCAGACCGGGTGCCACACAGGGCGATCTCGTGAATCTCCTGAACGGCCATGACGCCGCCGTCAACGGCCAGCTACAGGGCCTGTCCGCCTACCTCGTCGGCGTTGACCCCCGCAATCGCGAACAATTGGCCCGATCGCTTCGTGGCTCTCCCCTGGTCGAGGAGGTCTTGAACAACCGGCTTATCCAGGTCGAGATCACGCCCAACGATCCCGACTACACCATCCAGTGGTTCCTTCAGACGGTGCACGTTCCTCAGGCTTGGACACTGACCGCCGGAAGTGGCAACATTACGGTCGCCGTTCTGGACACCGGTGTCGATGCCTCACATCCTGACCTCGCAGACAAGCTCAGAACCGGCGCCAACACCTTCGACACAGGCTTGAGCTACGCGGACACTTCCGGCCACGGCACGGCCGTCGCCGGGATTATTGGGGCTCAAAGCAACAACGCCGACGGCGCGGCTTCCGTTGCCCCGGGTTGTCCCATCCTGCCGATTCGTGTCACGGGCCCCGACAACAAGGCTGATAGCTGGTCCATCGCCGCCGGCATCGCCTTGGCTGTCAATCGCGGCGCCAAAGTGATCAACATCTCATTCGCCCCCCTGCACGAAAACGACATCGTGCTTCGACAGGCCCGCATGGCTTGGGTCTCGGGCTGCCTGACCGTGATCGCCGCGGGTAACGGCGGTGGCCGGGTAGAGGCGGTCGGATCGGACGAGGTGCTCTTTGTCGGCGCGATCGATCAGTTCGACAAGCTGGCCTCCTTCTCCACCTCCGGCGATTTCGTCGATCTGGTCGCCCCCGGTGTGAGCATCTACACCACAACTCTGGGCAACGCCTACGCGGCTTGGACCGGAACGTCCTTTGCCGCCCCCATCGCCTCGGGCATTGCCGCCCTCATCTGGTCGGTGAATCCCAATCTTCGGCCGGCGACGGTACGCGACATCCTCCTGGCAACCGCTCGTGACCTTGGCCCCACCGGCTGGGATGAGACCTTCGCCTTCGGATGCGTCGATGCGGCAACCGCCGTGGAACTGGCCGTCCGGATCGTCGAACAGCAGGATACGACCCCGCCCACCATTGCTATCGTCTCGCCCGCCGGTGGCACGGCCGTCTCGTCGCCAACCGTTCTTCAGGTCGAGGCCGGTGATGCCTTGGGAATCGCCGAAATCGTGCTTTACGTCGATCAAACCCGGAAGGCTTCCGATTCCGTCTGGCCTTACGGCTTCGTGCTCGATCCCGGAAAGTATGCGACCGGAGTGCATGAGCTGCGGGTGAAAGCGGTCGACCTTGCCGGCAACGTGAGCGAAGCGGCCATCAACGTCACCATCACGTCCGCTCCCGATGGTATTCCTCCGATCGTCGACATTACCTCCCCCCGTTCACAAACCACCGTCCGAGGCATGGTAAGCATCGTCGCAAGAGCAACCGACGACCGGGCCTTGTCGCGGATTGAAATCCTCATCGACGGTAACAGTGTCCTCTCGCTGGAACCGTCGGACTCGGGCGCGACCGTGGCTCACAATTGGAACACCGCCGACCCACGTGTGGCGCTCGGATCGCACACCATCACCGTCCGTGCCACTGACGCCTCAGGAAATGCCGCCACATCATCCGTGAACGTCACTGTGGCTCGTTGA
- a CDS encoding DUF362 domain-containing protein, whose translation MDFIPITRVRRTFPADRLTDIEASVSEELIHCGVNLQPGSRIAIAVGSRGIAELDRFVRAVVQWVRRCGAEPFIVPAMGSHGGATAEGQRAVLAAYGVTEENVGCPVRSSMEVVELPQGDLPTKVFLDRQAASADNTILINRIKMHTSFRGRYESGLMKMIAVGLGKHAQAQALHRLGVDGLREMMPRVAGRILTHGNILLGLAIVENAYDEPMLVRAIRAPDIPAEEPALLDIARANMPALPVDRLDVLIVDQIGKDISGLGMDPNVIGRLKIRGQPEPKSPDIRVITIHDLSSASHGNAIGMGLADIITRRLFDKIDFTSTYANVLTTTFLERAKVPIIADTDREAVRMALQACPVSRPDEVRLIRIRNTLRLDDLQVSLPVLNEIRTLPGIQVSGSVESLFDSAEALRPWT comes from the coding sequence ATGGATTTCATCCCCATCACCCGGGTCCGGCGGACCTTTCCGGCTGATCGGCTCACGGATATCGAAGCTTCCGTATCCGAAGAACTCATTCACTGCGGCGTCAATCTTCAACCGGGCTCGCGGATTGCGATTGCGGTGGGCAGCCGAGGCATTGCTGAACTGGACCGATTCGTACGGGCGGTCGTCCAGTGGGTTCGCCGATGCGGGGCCGAGCCCTTCATCGTGCCGGCCATGGGAAGCCACGGCGGCGCCACCGCCGAGGGGCAACGCGCGGTATTGGCAGCTTACGGTGTAACCGAGGAGAACGTCGGGTGTCCGGTGCGATCATCCATGGAGGTCGTCGAACTGCCCCAGGGCGATCTGCCCACGAAGGTCTTTCTTGATCGCCAGGCCGCCTCCGCCGACAACACGATCCTCATCAATCGCATCAAGATGCACACTTCTTTTCGGGGTCGATACGAGAGCGGCCTCATGAAGATGATAGCCGTCGGGCTGGGCAAACATGCTCAAGCCCAGGCTCTTCATCGCCTCGGCGTCGACGGCCTCCGCGAGATGATGCCGCGCGTCGCGGGCCGGATTCTCACCCATGGCAATATCCTCCTGGGCCTCGCGATCGTCGAGAATGCCTATGACGAACCGATGCTCGTTCGCGCCATTCGCGCACCCGACATTCCCGCCGAAGAGCCGGCCCTGCTCGACATCGCCCGCGCTAACATGCCCGCTTTGCCCGTTGATCGCCTCGACGTGCTGATCGTTGACCAGATCGGCAAGGACATCAGCGGCCTCGGCATGGATCCCAATGTCATCGGGCGGCTGAAGATCCGCGGTCAGCCAGAGCCCAAGTCCCCTGACATCCGCGTCATCACCATTCACGATCTCTCCTCGGCCTCACACGGTAATGCCATTGGCATGGGCCTGGCTGACATTATTACCCGCCGACTGTTCGACAAGATCGATTTCACTTCAACCTACGCCAATGTCCTGACCACCACCTTCCTGGAGCGAGCTAAGGTCCCCATCATCGCCGACACGGACCGTGAAGCGGTCCGAATGGCCCTGCAGGCTTGCCCGGTGTCCCGCCCCGACGAGGTTCGCTTGATCCGCATTCGTAACACCTTGCGGCTCGATGACTTACAGGTATCACTCCCTGTGCTGAACGAGATCCGGACGCTTCCCGGTATCCAAGTATCAGGTTCTGTCGAGTCCTTGTTCGACTCCGCCGAAGCGCTCCGGCCGTGGACGTGA